A single Penaeus vannamei isolate JL-2024 chromosome 22, ASM4276789v1, whole genome shotgun sequence DNA region contains:
- the LOC113814742 gene encoding uncharacterized protein has product MENRTCRVIVFLAIPVYTVLVFLLIIDATSNHSIEGRGAKLQRSRGTVPHPPRVPVAPAPHQRHRRKLAGAHDYVAAHDDPPGRSNPEDGTDRGGNAEEKRAGGDSFEAGNGDFGASSPAPGSESDYDDYYEDESADYNWSEDYYKYKQFARHYMYSDLFTSEFPLENGGLCPNNTRIFVFVNSRVESTETRNSIRKSYLQILAKQKIPYAFLISKPSSKLAMLKLEEENRRFNDLVVVGSLEDYANLTLKTGHMIRWVGRHCPAHAYVAKVDDDVYVNVPKFLKVLEKNRQKTVLGHICSNCVPNAGNNLPLHVALRMMNGLQMRKNMPLTTFPSFATGPAYVITADVIPLFEEASQLMQYFMFEDVFWTGFVVKKINLEFGQTVGIPQDPESVRFKYLTMRAKGKPSGVTVKHENVPGWRLNYKTSKLLQESLRKARDAVIVHRVDWEKDRAFVEDLDRAFGKERAWGL; this is encoded by the exons ATGGAAAATAGGACGTGTCGCGTTATCGTCTTCCTTGCCATTCCCGTCTACACTGTCTTGGTCTTCCTTCTCATTATTG ACGCCACCAGCAACCACAGCATCGAGGGCCGCGGCGCCAAACTCCAGCGGTCACGAGGAACTGTCCCACACCCTCCTCGAGTTCCCGTCGCTCCTGCGCCCCACCAGAGACACCGCAGAAAACTGGCTGGTGCTCATGATTATGTGGCCGCGCATGATGATCCTCCCGGGAGATCAAACCCCGAAGATGGGACAGATCGCGGCGGGAATGCTGAGGAGAAGCGTGCAGGCGGGGACAGCTTCGAGGCAGGAAACGGGGATTTCGGAGCTTCGTCTCCAGCACCGGGTTCCGAAAGcgactatgatgattattatgaagaCGAAAGTGCGGATTATAATTGGTCCGAAGATTATTACAAGTACAAGCAGTTTGCCAGGCATTACATGTACTCTGATCTCTTCACCTCCGAGTTTCCTTTAGAAAATGGCGGATTATGTCCTAACAACACGAGAATTTTCGTTTTTGTCAATTCACGTGTCGAGAGCACCGAAACCCGAAACTCCATTCGCAAAAGTTATCTCCAGATCCTCGCTAAACAAAAGATACCTTATGCTTTCCTTATCTCGAAACCTTCTAGTAAATTAGCGATGCTTAAACTGGAAGAGGAAAACCGAAGATTTAACGATCTAGTGGTTGTTGGAAGCCTCGAAGACTATGCAAATTTGACGCTGAAGACGGGCCACATGATACGCTGGGTTGGGCGCCACTGTCCAGCCCACGCCTACGTCGCGAAAGTGGACGACGACGTCTACGTGAACGTCCCCAAGTTCTTGAAGGTGCTGGAGAAGAACAGACAAAAGACTGTGCTCGGCCAC ATATGTTCGAACTGTGTGCCAAACGCAGGAAATAATCTACCTCTGCACGTAGCACTCAGAATGATGAATGGACTGCAGATGCGAAAAAACATGCCTCTCACGACCTTTCCTTCCTTTGCTACTGGACCTGCTTACGTCATCACGGCAG ACGTAATTCCCTTGTTTGAGGAAGCGTCTCAGCTGATGCAGTACTTCATGTTCGAGGACGTGTTCTGGACAGGTTTCGTTGTGAAGAAGATCAACCTGGAATTCGGCCAGACTGTGGGAATTCCCCAAGATCCAGAGAGTGTAAGGTTCAAATACCTCACCATGAGGGCCAAGGGTAAGCCTTCAGGAGTGACTGTGAAGCATGAGAATGTCCCCGGATGGCGTCTTAATTACAAGACTTCGAAGCTCCTACAGGAAAGTCTTCGCAAAGCCCgtgatgctgttattgttcaCCGTGTAGACTGGGAGAAGGACAGGGCATTCGTGGAGGATCTGGATCGGGCTTTTGGGAAAGAAAGAGCTTGGGGGCTGTAG
- the LOC113814740 gene encoding uncharacterized protein: protein MSEEEPDKVEKTALAFDDLEDIPSIDCEDSLSDSLPTVREVVPSKSTRSNIEAVEKEEETATEGRDKELGEEEEQEACSGGNSRDKLEEGTVQPEDKGSGITDKARVGDGATDDLESPAVTHTFSFALRTELGGPPHATPGPPESMDGEEGSKDQASQASSSPKASAKTKSKSKKSKASRLAKEERDSDSSVSSRKKGRTTTKTQVKCKFAPGGLEYIEDCLQGRFFSGWVEERRWVEHLGGYRDEVQVDEWEAELNAQLNAIVRSIPGVLEGTKWINITAPSATELCYSLWVLLGEAPSPGHYWFTVTGVAVQPQFGLRISLRILRSIHPQDYETAEVRRKRRKQLVAATEPGQELETIGQHILDWWEQAQQISWAGGWAAVRSTLTLSNIREAVRFTVVLVITLVVGLAAFLRESHHVMLRFVREAGIFFRNITPFLQSIMGFVEKLIGGFYLLIAMVYRDFRQPSGPPGPPPPSSSFISPHRQPPLALGQAPPPSPYAHPGPRVVKYVGPEQWVYKSQNKSSSPSS, encoded by the exons ATGTCAGAGGAGGAGCCAGACAAAGTTGAAAAGACTGCCCTTGCCTTCGATGACTTGGAAGACATTCCAAGCATCGACTGCGAAGACAGCCTTTCTGATTCACTCCCAACAGTGAGAGAGGTTGTCCCTTCGAAGTCTACAAGGAGCAATATTGAAgctgtagagaaggaggaggaaacagcaacagaagggagagataaagaattgggagaggaggaggagcaagaagcaTGTAGTGGAGGAAATTCTAGAGATAAGCTAGAAGAGGGTACAGTGCAACCTGAAGATAAGGGAAGTGGAATCACAGATAAGGCCAGGGTAGGAGATGGAGCGACTGATGATCTGGAATCACCTGCTGTAACTCACACGTTCTCGTTCGCCCTACGGACGGAATTAGGAGGGCCCCCTCACGCCACTCCAGGCCCACCAGAGTCaatggatggagaggagggaagcaaggaTCAGGCATCCCAGGCCTCTTCATCGCCCAAGGCCTCTGCCAAGACCAAGAGCAAATCGAAGAAGTCTAAGGCATCTCGTCTAGCTAAGGAAGAGAGGGACTCAGATTCCTCGGTGTCCTCCCGGAAGAAGGGCCGTACTACCACCAAGACGCAAGTTAAGTGCAAGTTTGCACCTGGGGGACTAGAGTACATTGAGGACTGTTTGCAAGGAcgcttcttttcgggctgggtggaggaacggcgctgggtggaacACCTGGGAGGTTACAGGGATGAGGTGCAGGTGGATGAGTGGGAGGCGGAGCTTAATGCGCAGCTCAATGCCATTGTCAGGAGCATCCCAGGAGTGCTGGAAGGCACCAAGTGGATCAACATCACAG CTCCATCAGCCACAGAGCTATGCTACAGCCTTTGGGTGCTGCTTGGGGAAGCACCGAGCCCAGGACACTACTGGTTCACGGTGACGGGGGTGGCTGTCCAACCCCAATTTGGCCTTCGCATTTCCCTGAGGATACTGAG GAGCATCCACCCCCAGGACTATGAGACTGCCGAGGTGCGGCGGAAGAGACGCAAACAGCTGGTGGCTGCAACTGAGCCGGGCCAGGAGCTGGAGACGATTGGCCAGCACATCCTGGACTGGTGGGAGCAGGCCCAGCAGATTAGTTGGGCTGGAGGATGGGCGGCCGTGCGCTCCACCCTGACGCTGAGCAATATTAGAGAGGCTGTGAG GTTCACAGTGGTGCTGGTGATCACTCTAGTGGTAGGTTTGGCGGCATTCCTTAGGGAGTCGCACCATGTTATGCTCCGTTTTGTCCGAGAGGCTGGCATATTCTTCCGTAACATCACACCCTTCCTGCAGTCGATAATGGGCTTTGTGGAGAAGCTCATTGGGGGCTTCTACCTCCTAATAGCCATGGTTTACAGAGACTTCCGTCAGCCGAGTGGTCCTCCTggtcctccgcctccctcctcctccttcatctctccacACAGGCAGCCTCCCTTAGCACTAGGTCAGGCTCCACCACCTTCCCCGTATGCCCATCCCGGACCTAGGGTCGTTAAGTATGTTGGTCCAGAACAGTGGGTGTATAAAAGCCAAAATAAGAGCTCGTCACCTTCAAGTTAA